The Xiphophorus hellerii strain 12219 chromosome 22, Xiphophorus_hellerii-4.1, whole genome shotgun sequence genome has a window encoding:
- the plekha3 gene encoding pleckstrin homology domain-containing family A member 3 has product MFGEVMEGILYKWTNYMTGWQPRWFVLEDGVISYYDSEDDVAKGSKGSIKMSVCDIKVHPTDSTRLELIIPGEQHFYVRAVNAAERQRWLVALGSSKAGTLESHKHRGSDCLKTKMSELRLYCDLLVQQVQTIQSQHNADTEAPPTSEASLLSATCETFIRTLEECMSLANQNLTPDLRPPERMKRSISHPGTYSFDRSGVLKEYVSGGQRSAPRRHRTSSDSSVYETERLLPALNGDSSSIPEERGGSVSPKTTPTDTDTDLSI; this is encoded by the exons ATGTTTGGAGAAGTCATGGAGGGCATTTTATACAAGTGGACTAATTACATGACAG GCTGGCAGCCGCGCTGGTTCGTCCTGGAAGACGGCGTAATCTCGTACTACGACAGCGAGGATGACGTCGCGAAAGGCAGCAAGGGATCCATCAAGATGTCCGTGTGTGACATTAAAG TCCATCCCACAGACTCGACTCGCCTGGAGCTGATCATTCCTGGTGAGCAGCATTTCTACGTGCGAGCCGTTAACGCCGCAGAGAGGCAGAGGTGGCTGGTGGCGTTGGGATCCTCCAAAGCTGGAACTCTGGAAAGCCACAAACACAGAG GTTCAGACTGTCTGAAAACCAAAATGTCTGAACTTCGTCTGTATTGTGACCTCCTTGTCCAGCAAGTCCAGACCATCCAATCACAGCACAATGCAGACACAGAAGCCCCGCCCACTTCAGAG GCCTCGTTGCTCAGTGCCACCTGTGAGACGTTCATCAGGACTTTGGAGGAGTGTATGAGCCTAGCCAACCAGAATTTGACCCCTGACCTCCGACCTCCTGAAAGG ATGAAGCGCTCCATCAGCCACCCTGGTACATACAGCTTTGACAG GTCAGGTGTACTAAAGGAGTATGTGagtggaggtcagaggtcagctccACGCAGACATCGGACGTCCTCCGACAGCTCCGTCTACGAGACTGAAC gTTTGCTGCCGGCTCTGAACGGCGACTCGTCCTCCATCCCGGAGGAGAGGGGAGGCAGCGTGAGCCCGAAGACCACGCCCACAGACACAGACACCGACCTGTCCATCTGA